One part of the Bacillus sp. FJAT-27916 genome encodes these proteins:
- the gcvH gene encoding glycine cleavage system protein GcvH, with amino-acid sequence MSILKDLKYTKEHEWVKQEDGTVRIGITDFAQAELGDIVFVELPEVDDEITKDEPFGSVESVKTVSELYAPISGKVVAINEELSDSPEYVNESPYEKAWMIIVEPSNSSELEDLLSAEQYEEAINED; translated from the coding sequence ATGAGCATACTGAAGGATTTGAAATACACAAAAGAGCATGAGTGGGTTAAGCAGGAAGATGGAACAGTGCGTATTGGAATCACTGATTTCGCCCAAGCGGAGCTTGGTGACATCGTCTTTGTTGAACTTCCTGAAGTGGATGATGAAATCACAAAAGACGAACCATTCGGAAGCGTAGAATCTGTTAAAACGGTCTCTGAGCTCTATGCGCCAATCAGCGGAAAGGTTGTTGCCATTAATGAGGAGCTGAGTGACAGCCCTGAATATGTCAACGAATCTCCATATGAAAAAGCATGGATGATTATTGTTGAACCATCTAACAGCAGTGAATTAGAGGATTTACTCAGCGCTGAACAATATGAAGAAGCCATTAATGAAGACTAA
- a CDS encoding toprim domain-containing protein, translated as MTDKVIIVEGNRDRKKVLAVLAEDIEIICTNGTIGLEKLDELVESLEDKDVYILVDADESGEKLRRQLRRELPNAEHLYIDRVYREVEDAPARHIAEVLTEADILVKSFNQ; from the coding sequence ATGACGGACAAGGTCATCATTGTAGAAGGCAATCGCGACCGAAAGAAGGTATTGGCCGTTTTGGCTGAGGATATAGAAATCATTTGCACGAATGGAACAATAGGGCTTGAGAAGCTGGATGAATTAGTGGAATCTCTTGAGGATAAGGATGTATATATACTGGTGGATGCCGATGAATCTGGAGAGAAATTAAGACGTCAATTAAGAAGAGAGCTCCCGAATGCGGAGCATTTATATATAGATCGAGTGTATCGAGAGGTCGAGGATGCCCCTGCCCGTCATATTGCAGAGGTTCTAACAGAAGCCGATATTCTTGTGAAATCGTTCAATCAATAA
- a CDS encoding thioredoxin family protein: MKKAIYAYTPLCGTCQVAGKMLDVAEELVCNVEIERVNLNYAKELAEQYQIESVPCLILLEGELVVDKIYAFQSVPYLIARLRDL, encoded by the coding sequence ATGAAGAAAGCTATCTATGCGTATACCCCCTTATGCGGTACATGCCAAGTCGCAGGAAAGATGCTTGATGTGGCTGAAGAGCTAGTGTGCAATGTCGAAATCGAAAGAGTGAACTTAAATTATGCTAAGGAGCTTGCGGAACAATATCAAATTGAGAGTGTGCCATGCTTAATTCTCCTGGAAGGAGAGCTGGTGGTTGATAAAATATATGCCTTCCAGTCGGTTCCGTATCTTATTGCACGATTGCGTGATTTATAG
- a CDS encoding O-acetylhomoserine aminocarboxypropyltransferase/cysteine synthase family protein — MGEKKKYRFETVGIHGGLQEDALSGARAVPIYQSNAYLFKDTDHAANLFGLSEPGYIYTRIHNPTSSVLEERVAELEGGIGALAVASGQAAVTLSILNIAGAGDEIVAASTLYGGTYNLFATTLPKYGIEVKFVDPSDPENFRQAITPKTKAVFGETIGNPSLSVLDIEKVAEIAHEAGIPLIVDNTFATPYLCRPIEHGADIVVHSATKWLLGNGTTLGGIIVDAGKFDWNSPKFPGFTEPDSSYHDIIYSEAIGAAAYIIKARVQLLRDLGPALSPYNAFQFILGLETLHVRMKEHIANTEEIIEYLKQHPAVSWVLYPGDPDHPDYELANKYLPKGAGAVAVFGIKGGRAAGKTLIDTIGLWSHVANVGDAKSLIIHPASTTHQQLRGEDLKASGVTDDLVRLSIGIENVEDLIEELELAIEKATGISSQSVTTK; from the coding sequence ATGGGAGAAAAGAAGAAGTATCGCTTTGAAACAGTAGGAATTCATGGAGGGCTGCAGGAGGATGCATTATCTGGAGCAAGGGCCGTGCCTATCTATCAATCCAATGCTTATTTATTTAAGGATACAGACCATGCGGCCAATTTATTCGGGTTATCAGAGCCTGGCTATATTTATACCCGGATTCACAATCCGACATCGAGTGTCCTTGAGGAAAGGGTTGCAGAGCTTGAGGGTGGAATTGGTGCGCTTGCTGTTGCGAGCGGTCAAGCAGCCGTCACATTGTCCATTTTGAATATTGCGGGTGCAGGCGATGAAATTGTGGCAGCTTCTACACTCTACGGGGGTACATATAATTTATTTGCGACAACACTCCCTAAATATGGAATAGAGGTGAAGTTTGTCGACCCAAGTGATCCGGAGAATTTCAGACAGGCTATCACGCCGAAGACGAAGGCTGTCTTTGGAGAAACAATCGGTAATCCAAGCTTGAGTGTACTGGATATTGAAAAGGTGGCAGAGATTGCCCATGAGGCTGGTATTCCGCTTATTGTTGACAATACATTTGCGACCCCGTATTTATGCCGGCCCATTGAGCATGGAGCAGATATTGTTGTTCACTCTGCAACGAAATGGCTGCTTGGGAATGGAACAACCTTAGGGGGCATTATTGTGGATGCAGGAAAGTTTGACTGGAATTCTCCGAAATTCCCAGGGTTTACGGAGCCTGATTCAAGCTATCATGACATCATTTACAGCGAGGCCATTGGGGCAGCTGCCTATATTATTAAAGCGAGAGTCCAGCTATTAAGGGATTTGGGTCCAGCCTTAAGTCCATACAATGCATTTCAATTTATTCTTGGTCTTGAAACCCTGCATGTCAGGATGAAGGAGCATATTGCCAATACTGAGGAGATCATTGAATACTTAAAGCAGCATCCAGCTGTAAGCTGGGTTCTGTATCCAGGTGATCCAGACCATCCTGATTATGAGCTCGCCAATAAATATTTGCCAAAAGGAGCGGGTGCTGTAGCTGTTTTCGGCATCAAGGGCGGAAGGGCTGCCGGAAAGACATTGATTGATACAATCGGCCTGTGGTCACATGTCGCGAATGTCGGAGATGCGAAGAGCTTGATTATTCATCCCGCAAGCACGACTCACCAGCAATTAAGGGGAGAAGATTTGAAGGCATCCGGGGTGACTGATGATCTCGTTCGTCTTTCCATCGGGATTGAGAATGTGGAGGATTTAATCGAAGAGCTTGAGCTTGCTATCGAGAAGGCAACAGGCATCAGCTCCCAATCCGTTACAACGAAATGA
- a CDS encoding methionine ABC transporter ATP-binding protein, protein MITLNDVSKTYTKTFKKGTSIKAVDHVSLSIEQGEIFGIIGYSGAGKSTLIRMLNGLEKPTKGTVKVAGRDMGAIKGKELRNARKEVSMIFQHFNLLWSRTVSENIEFPLEIARVPKHKRKARVKELIKLVGLEGRGDAYPSQLSGGQKQRVGIARALANNPKVLLCDEATSALDPQTTDDILDLLVDINKRLGLTIVLITHEMHVIRKICHRVAVMELGKVVESGQVLDVFKKPEAPITKRFVQQVTEPEETKETIEHMLEAYPTGKVVQLSFIGESAETPVLSEVIRSYQINVNIMQGKISQTQNGSYGTLFIHLDGEQSEVAKAIEYLHNQDVGVEVISE, encoded by the coding sequence GTGATCACGTTAAATGATGTATCCAAGACATATACAAAAACATTTAAAAAAGGTACATCCATTAAAGCCGTTGATCATGTGTCCCTATCAATTGAGCAAGGTGAGATATTTGGGATTATTGGATACAGCGGAGCTGGAAAAAGTACGCTTATCCGCATGCTAAACGGGTTGGAGAAACCGACAAAAGGAACAGTAAAGGTTGCCGGACGAGATATGGGCGCCATTAAAGGTAAGGAATTACGGAATGCTCGTAAGGAAGTGAGCATGATATTCCAGCACTTCAATCTTCTATGGTCACGGACGGTTAGTGAAAATATAGAATTTCCGCTGGAAATAGCGAGAGTGCCAAAGCATAAGAGGAAAGCTAGAGTGAAGGAGCTTATCAAGCTTGTCGGCCTTGAAGGGCGCGGAGATGCCTATCCTTCCCAATTGAGCGGCGGACAAAAGCAGCGTGTCGGCATTGCGCGTGCACTTGCCAATAATCCAAAGGTCCTTTTATGTGATGAGGCAACATCAGCACTCGATCCACAAACAACAGATGATATTCTCGATTTATTGGTTGATATCAATAAACGTTTAGGCTTAACCATTGTCCTTATCACCCATGAAATGCATGTCATTCGCAAGATTTGTCATCGTGTAGCAGTAATGGAGCTGGGCAAGGTTGTGGAAAGCGGGCAGGTGCTAGATGTGTTCAAGAAACCGGAAGCACCTATTACGAAGCGATTTGTTCAGCAGGTGACAGAGCCAGAGGAAACGAAGGAAACGATTGAGCACATGCTTGAAGCTTATCCGACAGGGAAGGTTGTTCAGCTATCCTTTATTGGTGAGTCAGCGGAAACCCCAGTGCTCTCTGAGGTCATTCGTTCTTACCAAATTAACGTAAATATTATGCAAGGGAAAATCTCTCAAACTCAAAACGGTTCCTATGGAACCTTATTCATTCATCTGGATGGAGAACAATCAGAAGTAGCGAAAGCCATCGAGTATCTCCATAATCAAGACGTCGGTGTGGAGGTGATTTCAGAATGA
- a CDS encoding methionine ABC transporter permease produces MMETYFPNVVWERISEATMETLYMTGIALVATFFLGIILGLLLFLTSKGNLWENKFIYGIVGAFVNIFRSIPFIILIVLLIPFTKALVGSIIGANAALPALIIGAAPFYARMVEIGLREIDKGVIEAAKSMGATSFTIIWKVLIPESLPALVSGITVTAIALVGYTAMAGLIGAGGLGNLAYLEGFSRGQSDVTIVATILVLIIVFILQFIGDIITRKLDKR; encoded by the coding sequence ATGATGGAGACCTATTTTCCAAATGTCGTGTGGGAGCGTATTTCAGAGGCAACGATGGAGACGCTATACATGACAGGAATCGCTTTAGTAGCAACCTTTTTCCTAGGCATTATCCTGGGCCTTCTGTTGTTCTTGACATCAAAAGGAAATCTGTGGGAAAACAAATTCATCTATGGAATTGTGGGCGCCTTTGTGAATATTTTCCGCTCCATTCCATTTATTATCTTAATCGTTCTGCTTATTCCCTTCACAAAAGCCCTCGTGGGAAGCATTATTGGGGCAAATGCGGCACTGCCGGCTTTAATCATCGGTGCGGCGCCATTTTATGCGAGAATGGTTGAGATTGGACTTAGAGAAATTGACAAAGGGGTTATTGAAGCTGCCAAGTCGATGGGAGCAACCTCGTTCACCATCATTTGGAAGGTGTTGATTCCTGAGTCATTACCAGCACTTGTGTCTGGGATAACGGTAACGGCAATCGCATTAGTTGGCTATACAGCGATGGCAGGGTTGATTGGAGCAGGCGGACTTGGTAATTTAGCTTACTTGGAAGGGTTCAGCCGAGGACAATCCGATGTAACAATAGTGGCCACCATCTTAGTATTGATCATCGTGTTTATCCTCCAATTTATTGGAGATATCATAACCAGGAAACTGGATAAACGTTAA
- a CDS encoding MetQ/NlpA family ABC transporter substrate-binding protein produces MKKKLSFILVLCFTLILAACGSSEDSGSGDGDTKKLTVGASNVPHAEILEKAKPLLEEKGIDLEIEVFTDYVMPNKALADGSIDANYFQHIPYFEQQVEENEYDFANAGGIHIEPIGVYSKKYDSLDDLPEGAEIIMSSSVADHGRILSMLEAEGLITLKEDVNKVKATVDDIEKNPKKLKFKTDIEAPMLTQVYNNDEGDAVLINSNYAIDADLVPAEDAIALESPEDNPYVNIIAVRTEDKDNEAIKTLVEVLKSDEIKDFINEEYKGSVIPAE; encoded by the coding sequence TTGAAAAAGAAATTATCATTCATTTTAGTACTTTGCTTCACTTTAATATTGGCGGCTTGCGGCAGTTCAGAGGATTCAGGTTCAGGTGATGGGGATACAAAGAAATTGACTGTAGGCGCATCTAATGTTCCTCATGCAGAAATTTTGGAAAAGGCAAAGCCATTACTTGAAGAAAAGGGCATTGACTTGGAGATTGAAGTATTCACTGATTATGTAATGCCGAATAAAGCGTTAGCGGATGGATCCATTGATGCAAACTACTTCCAGCACATCCCGTATTTCGAGCAGCAGGTTGAGGAGAATGAGTATGATTTCGCTAATGCTGGCGGAATTCATATTGAGCCAATCGGCGTTTACTCCAAGAAATATGACAGCTTAGATGACCTGCCAGAAGGGGCTGAAATTATTATGAGCAGCTCCGTTGCTGACCACGGCCGTATCCTATCTATGCTTGAGGCAGAAGGTTTAATCACATTGAAGGAAGATGTGAATAAAGTGAAAGCCACTGTAGATGATATTGAGAAAAACCCTAAGAAATTGAAATTTAAAACAGACATTGAAGCGCCAATGCTTACTCAAGTCTACAATAATGATGAAGGCGATGCAGTCTTAATCAACTCCAACTATGCGATTGACGCAGATCTTGTCCCAGCTGAGGATGCAATCGCACTTGAAAGTCCTGAAGATAACCCGTACGTGAACATTATTGCGGTTCGTACGGAAGATAAGGATAATGAAGCAATCAAGACATTGGTTGAAGTCCTTAAATCCGATGAGATTAAAGACTTCATCAATGAAGAATATAAAGGTTCTGTCATTCCAGCAGAATAA
- the sufC gene encoding Fe-S cluster assembly ATPase SufC produces the protein MAGSVLTIKDLHVAIDGKEILKGVNLEVKGGEIHAIMGPNGTGKSTLSSAIMGHPKYEVTSGSITMDGEDVLEMEVDERAKAGLFLAMQYPSEISGVTNADFMRSAINSKRGEGNEISLMKFIKEMDKKMDLLEMDQDMAQRYLNEGFSGGEKKRNEILQLMMLEPAIAILDEIDSGLDIDALKVVSKGINQMRGEDFGCLMITHYQRLLNYITPDYVHVMMQGKIVKSGGAELAQRLEAEGYEWIKEELGIEDETVEIEA, from the coding sequence ATGGCTGGTTCAGTACTTACAATTAAAGATTTACATGTTGCAATTGATGGCAAAGAAATTCTGAAAGGTGTTAACCTTGAAGTTAAAGGTGGAGAAATCCATGCAATCATGGGTCCTAACGGTACAGGGAAATCTACATTGTCCTCTGCAATCATGGGCCACCCTAAATACGAAGTAACAAGCGGATCAATCACAATGGACGGCGAAGATGTGCTTGAAATGGAAGTTGATGAGCGCGCTAAAGCAGGTCTATTCCTAGCAATGCAATATCCAAGCGAAATCTCCGGCGTAACAAACGCTGATTTCATGCGTTCTGCCATCAACAGCAAACGCGGTGAAGGGAACGAAATTTCCTTGATGAAATTCATCAAAGAAATGGATAAGAAAATGGACCTTCTAGAAATGGACCAAGATATGGCACAGCGTTACCTCAATGAAGGTTTCTCCGGCGGTGAGAAAAAGCGTAATGAAATTCTTCAATTAATGATGCTTGAGCCGGCTATTGCCATTCTTGATGAAATTGACTCCGGTCTTGATATCGATGCCCTTAAAGTTGTTTCTAAAGGAATCAACCAAATGAGAGGCGAAGACTTCGGATGCTTAATGATCACTCACTACCAACGCTTATTGAACTACATCACACCTGATTATGTTCACGTTATGATGCAAGGTAAGATCGTGAAATCCGGTGGTGCAGAGCTTGCACAGCGTCTAGAGGCTGAAGGCTATGAGTGGATTAAGGAAGAGCTAGGCATTGAAGACGAAACAGTAGAAATCGAAGCTTAA
- the sufD gene encoding Fe-S cluster assembly protein SufD — protein MTTETTLPIEKDAITSFSKAHSEPAWLESLRLEALSEASVTPMPKPDKTKIDKWNLEDMKVSAVDSEPYADLDGLADEVKSLLNPAEDRSLYIQRNHTAAHLTLSKELQEKGVIFMNLQAAAKEHPELVQKYFMTKSVPVTTNKLTALHAALFNGGVFLYVPKNVVIEEPIQAVFVIDNKEADLYNHVLIVAEDNSSVTYVENYISLADGKPVLGNLISEVIVGNNAQVKYGAVDTLSKDMQTYVNRNAYVENDGRVEWALGLMNDGNTISENITNLHGNGAYGDTKTVVVGTGNQIQNFTTKVIHFGKHSNGYILKHGVMKDAASSIFNGIGKIEHGATKADAVQESRVLMLSPEARGDANPILLIDEDDVTAGHAASVGRVDPTQLYYLMSRGIAKTEAERLIIHGFLAPVVNQLPVEAVKKQLTEVIERKVK, from the coding sequence ATGACAACAGAAACTACGTTACCAATTGAAAAAGATGCAATCACTTCTTTTTCAAAAGCACATAGTGAGCCTGCTTGGCTAGAAAGCCTTCGTCTTGAAGCCCTTTCTGAAGCCAGTGTGACTCCTATGCCAAAACCAGATAAAACAAAAATCGATAAATGGAATTTAGAGGATATGAAAGTGAGCGCGGTTGACAGTGAGCCGTATGCTGATCTTGATGGGCTCGCTGATGAAGTGAAAAGCTTGCTTAATCCAGCAGAGGACAGAAGCCTCTATATCCAAAGAAACCATACAGCTGCACACCTGACACTTTCGAAAGAACTTCAGGAAAAAGGCGTTATCTTCATGAATCTTCAAGCTGCAGCAAAGGAACATCCTGAGCTTGTTCAAAAATACTTCATGACGAAGAGTGTTCCAGTTACAACAAATAAATTGACTGCTCTTCATGCAGCGTTATTCAATGGCGGCGTATTCTTGTATGTACCTAAGAATGTCGTGATTGAAGAGCCTATTCAAGCAGTCTTTGTTATTGATAATAAAGAAGCAGATCTATATAACCACGTGTTGATCGTTGCAGAGGATAACAGCTCTGTTACGTATGTGGAAAACTATATATCCTTAGCAGACGGCAAGCCGGTTCTTGGAAACTTAATTTCTGAGGTCATTGTCGGAAACAACGCACAAGTAAAATACGGTGCAGTGGATACCCTATCTAAGGATATGCAAACATATGTCAACCGTAATGCATATGTTGAGAATGACGGCCGCGTTGAATGGGCGCTTGGCTTGATGAATGACGGTAATACGATTTCTGAAAACATCACAAATCTTCATGGAAATGGAGCGTATGGTGATACAAAAACAGTCGTTGTCGGAACAGGGAACCAAATCCAGAACTTCACAACGAAGGTTATTCATTTCGGTAAACATTCTAATGGCTACATCTTGAAGCATGGCGTAATGAAAGATGCTGCTTCATCTATCTTCAACGGCATCGGCAAAATTGAACATGGTGCAACGAAAGCAGATGCGGTTCAAGAATCACGCGTATTGATGCTTAGCCCAGAGGCGCGCGGGGATGCAAACCCGATTCTTCTTATTGATGAAGATGATGTAACAGCAGGTCACGCAGCTTCCGTTGGACGCGTCGATCCAACTCAGCTTTACTACTTGATGAGCAGAGGAATCGCCAAAACAGAAGCAGAGCGCTTAATCATTCACGGCTTCTTAGCTCCTGTTGTTAATCAATTACCTGTAGAAGCAGTTAAGAAACAATTGACTGAGGTAATTGAAAGGAAAGTTAAGTAA
- a CDS encoding cysteine desulfurase, whose protein sequence is MIRPDIKELFPILKQEVNGHELVYLDSAATSQKPLSVIQTIEDYYKRYNSNVHRGVHTLGTIATDAYENAREKVRKFINAHSIEEVVFTRGTTTSINTVAVSYGRANLKPGDEIVISMMEHHSNIIPWQQTAKATGATLKYIPLQEDGTISLEEARKVITPNTKIVSVMHVSNVLGVINPVKELAEIAHENGAVMVVDGAQSAPHIKVDVQDLDCDFFAFSAHKMCGPTGVGVLYGKKKYLEEMEPVEFGGEMIDFVGLQDSTWKELPWKFEAGTPIIAGAIGLGAAIDFVNEIGLENIEAHEHKLAAYALRKLGAIEGLTIYGPKNPEARAGVITFNLDDVHPHDVATVLDSEGIAIRAGHHCAQPLMKWLHVSSTARASFYLYNTEQDVDRLAEGLVKTKEYFSNGF, encoded by the coding sequence ATGATAAGACCTGATATTAAAGAGCTTTTTCCCATCCTTAAGCAAGAAGTCAATGGTCATGAACTTGTTTATCTAGATAGTGCAGCGACATCACAGAAGCCGCTATCTGTCATTCAGACCATCGAAGACTACTATAAACGCTATAATTCCAATGTCCATCGCGGTGTTCATACATTAGGAACCATCGCGACGGATGCTTATGAAAATGCGCGCGAGAAGGTAAGAAAGTTCATTAATGCCCATTCTATTGAGGAGGTTGTTTTCACAAGAGGGACAACAACCTCCATCAATACGGTTGCTGTCAGCTATGGACGAGCTAACCTGAAGCCTGGAGATGAAATTGTCATCAGCATGATGGAGCATCATAGCAATATCATTCCATGGCAGCAAACAGCTAAGGCCACAGGGGCAACCTTAAAGTACATTCCCCTGCAGGAAGACGGAACGATTTCACTTGAGGAAGCAAGAAAGGTAATTACACCTAACACGAAAATCGTCTCTGTTATGCATGTGAGCAATGTTCTAGGCGTTATCAACCCAGTGAAGGAACTAGCGGAGATTGCCCATGAAAACGGTGCGGTCATGGTCGTGGATGGAGCACAAAGTGCCCCGCATATTAAAGTGGATGTCCAAGATCTTGATTGTGACTTTTTCGCTTTTTCAGCTCATAAGATGTGCGGGCCGACTGGTGTCGGTGTCCTATACGGAAAGAAAAAATATCTAGAAGAGATGGAGCCAGTTGAATTCGGCGGAGAAATGATTGACTTCGTAGGATTGCAAGACTCCACTTGGAAAGAACTTCCGTGGAAATTTGAGGCGGGAACGCCGATAATCGCTGGGGCAATCGGACTTGGAGCTGCAATTGATTTTGTGAATGAAATCGGACTCGAAAATATCGAAGCGCATGAACATAAGCTTGCTGCCTATGCTCTTCGGAAATTAGGGGCTATCGAAGGACTCACCATCTATGGTCCGAAAAACCCCGAAGCAAGAGCTGGCGTTATTACATTTAATCTTGATGATGTCCATCCGCATGATGTTGCTACCGTTCTGGATTCAGAGGGTATTGCTATCAGAGCAGGACATCACTGTGCACAGCCATTAATGAAATGGTTACATGTTTCGTCAACGGCACGGGCAAGCTTCTATCTATACAACACAGAACAAGACGTCGACCGCTTGGCCGAAGGACTCGTTAAAACAAAGGAGTATTTCAGTAATGGCTTCTAA
- the sufU gene encoding Fe-S cluster assembly sulfur transfer protein SufU: MASNNLDNLYRQVIMDHYKNPRNKGSLEGDSLVIDMNNPTCGDRIHLTLQVEDGIVKDAKFDGEGCSISMSSASMMTQTIKGKSVDEAMKLASIFSDMMQGKDYDEDNLDLGDIEALQGVNKFPARIKCATLAWKAMEKGLKE; encoded by the coding sequence ATGGCTTCTAATAATTTAGATAACCTTTACAGACAAGTAATCATGGATCACTATAAGAATCCTCGCAATAAAGGGTCTCTTGAAGGGGATAGCCTAGTGATTGACATGAATAATCCAACTTGCGGAGATCGAATTCACTTAACTCTTCAGGTGGAGGATGGCATTGTCAAGGATGCAAAGTTTGATGGTGAAGGATGTTCCATCTCCATGTCCTCTGCTTCTATGATGACGCAAACCATCAAAGGCAAGAGTGTGGATGAGGCAATGAAGCTCGCTTCCATTTTCTCTGATATGATGCAAGGCAAGGATTATGATGAAGATAATCTAGACCTCGGTGATATAGAAGCCCTCCAAGGCGTGAATAAGTTCCCGGCACGAATCAAATGTGCCACACTTGCTTGGAAGGCAATGGAAAAAGGTCTGAAGGAATAA
- the sufB gene encoding Fe-S cluster assembly protein SufB: MAKKMPEIGDYKYGFHDKDVSIFRSKRGLTKEIVEEISRMKNEPQWMLDFRLKSLEHFYKMPMPQWGGNLNGLNFDEITYYVKPSEKSEKSWDEVPEEIKRTFDKLGIPEAEQKYLAGVSAQYESEVVYHNMKEDLEEMGIIFKDTDSALRENEDIFREHWAKVIPPSDNKFAALNSAVWSGGSFIYVPPGVKVDTPLQAYFRINSENMGQFERTLIIVDKDASVHYVEGCTAPVYTTNSLHSAVVEIIVKENAYCRYTTIQNWANNVYNLVTKRTVVEANGTMEWVDGNIGSKLTMKYPACILKGEGARGMTLSIAIAGKGQHQDAGAKMMHLAPNTSSTIVSKSISKQGGKVTYRGIVHFGKKADGARSNIECDTLIMDNESTSDTIPYNEIHNDNISLEHEAKVSKVSEEQLFYLMSRGISEQEATEMIVMGFIEPFTKELPMEYAVEMNRLISFEMEGSIG; this comes from the coding sequence ATGGCAAAAAAAATGCCTGAAATCGGTGATTATAAATACGGCTTTCATGATAAGGACGTTTCCATCTTCCGTTCTAAACGCGGCCTAACAAAAGAGATCGTTGAAGAGATCTCCCGCATGAAGAACGAACCGCAATGGATGCTTGACTTCCGCTTGAAGTCACTTGAACATTTCTACAAAATGCCTATGCCGCAATGGGGCGGTAACCTTAACGGGCTTAACTTTGACGAAATCACGTACTATGTTAAGCCATCTGAGAAATCAGAGAAATCTTGGGATGAAGTACCTGAAGAAATCAAACGCACATTTGATAAATTAGGTATTCCTGAAGCGGAACAAAAATACTTGGCTGGTGTCTCTGCCCAATATGAATCAGAAGTTGTTTACCACAACATGAAGGAAGACCTCGAAGAAATGGGTATTATCTTCAAGGATACAGATTCGGCTCTCCGTGAGAATGAAGATATCTTCCGTGAACACTGGGCAAAGGTTATCCCGCCATCTGACAATAAGTTTGCTGCTTTGAACTCAGCAGTATGGTCAGGCGGATCATTCATCTATGTACCGCCTGGCGTGAAAGTGGATACGCCATTACAGGCTTACTTCCGCATCAACTCTGAAAACATGGGTCAATTCGAGCGTACATTGATCATTGTTGATAAAGATGCATCTGTGCACTATGTTGAAGGATGTACAGCACCAGTTTACACAACAAACTCCCTTCACAGTGCGGTCGTTGAAATCATCGTGAAAGAAAATGCTTACTGCCGTTATACAACCATCCAAAACTGGGCGAACAACGTATACAACTTGGTTACAAAACGTACCGTTGTTGAAGCGAACGGAACAATGGAATGGGTTGACGGAAACATCGGTTCTAAGCTTACAATGAAATACCCTGCATGTATCCTTAAAGGCGAAGGCGCACGCGGCATGACCTTGTCTATCGCAATCGCTGGTAAAGGTCAGCATCAGGATGCAGGTGCGAAAATGATGCACTTGGCGCCAAACACTTCTTCCACAATTGTTTCGAAATCTATTTCTAAACAAGGCGGAAAAGTAACCTACCGCGGTATTGTCCACTTCGGCAAGAAAGCGGACGGCGCACGCTCTAACATCGAGTGTGACACACTCATTATGGATAATGAATCTACTTCAGATACAATTCCATACAATGAGATTCATAATGATAATATCTCCCTTGAGCATGAAGCGAAGGTTTCCAAGGTTTCTGAAGAACAATTATTCTATCTGATGAGCCGCGGAATCTCTGAGCAAGAAGCGACAGAGATGATCGTTATGGGCTTCATTGAGCCATTCACAAAAGAATTGCCAATGGAATATGCTGTTGAAATGAACCGCCTAATCAGCTTTGAAATGGAAGGTTCCATCGGTTAA